One Branchiostoma floridae strain S238N-H82 chromosome 1, Bfl_VNyyK, whole genome shotgun sequence genomic region harbors:
- the LOC118427363 gene encoding uncharacterized protein LOC118427363 isoform X3, which yields MPAAIPSNSSGGANHKLRPLQKAGRSHKHLLRHYHDIASSLFSSERLHGLEELFLAAAKGGDYERVFNFLQRRSQDVISIDVKEPRTGNTALIWAAQNGHTRIVDLLLKYGADITLRNHEGQTAMDLAPAHLCRMLLESVDRVGTSHRHLLQAAWQGNTRKVKALLGGRKALDINCSNSEGFSPLLLATRDMDMFQDLVPGHHNPTDVVKELIGKRADVTAYDDEGKTPLHLAASAKGQGSEKVVAALIKGGSDVDAPDKRSLTPIHWASQVGKTSSVLTLIEGGADVNVKGWSGATPLHVSASHGHEECSAVLLEHGADITSVDDAGMTPAEVAKGKRLKSALREAWTEATHSDRSRELTPVRPPSRNPAEQKEEQTLDDSIQGRSSSSPVLSSTPLHIRALQHLAAEERKLHVADPGMADGESSPRDSVRKLGVPRVSSKTPPRHHRTRQNSSDRATLAPLILSRAQVKQNKLKTALRGVTDSPSLHIRGKGRLKITTMARHSHPSPRQQDPLPQLVAPVSVTMLELGITDGVKEKRLQRLENSPIGALIQKRPRIMSFSGSACSKKRVNSDPCAGDVAAACEMYIRQASRLQYRLPSPHLEHREEEESRSLCSQKESRESSPFLPPPSPRQFLCSGGETSVETSPRSQDGSTEDLAEKEGSVVSGTNTSSLLSRSSSFVIEDSQLRGRSQRLGCGKGKADTHHRSIPPVAPDTHQKTETSTEHSSSPDSTSQEVQHAVMQIKSVKKSANKPTVAPASDDQQVDRHRAVQGVSGEKALKNGANTKLSETQNKDSTGAKETEDEGCKSHAEKNSKCPKESNETTSISEFVVSKGSASKDNARKKRTKKKVVTTNGLDDVVPYQKKTLKQSSMKPKSPQQEVRVCETPDSDRYATISYRLSEQLMMRKDQNYYPVQPTVECKQNAVEVDVEGSTQEHRGSETDVAHSMSSPGSTNTLPRLTASECTNINMTSNKTDSSMATDSTTSKTVNNDNDVQSSLILPSVEIINPTPQTTMDEPTPIIQDFLSLLPILTQNDTQNVKPSSAKPTKKSAGKRTRETSSNRQQRQGSGSSTRSGKSSSKSSATSNTAAKKSRSGDSAKGKMQPPAKQKKSKKKKKEEVEEDLSKVDQGAIAFVSGLGWHIQTDYAETDYAPSPDLLKDITSPRYGEEEAIREVKHTSKKQSKDSKTQLSPLAMSVNGLNAKNSGKTHGNVGSMVRNYFKEGTLSKSLPKLLPETLKAIREFSDDMKAATLPFPPDKSEDFDITEDVKASTLPLPDTKSGQLVIDNSKLSHDLQVQLQIDTENNRDNVHLGQSAAGSVDTRTTSFPDDTESVSSHDSDLDAFYQEALMQLEDEENTDENGSMAPILLGHGNMNVPHTDNGEGWSTRITSRKTSFQTDLDDIDQTMSVYSEYSAVVDNVKFVGEDGSEVSTLTPLPPDDYDGADETTELVMAPRGPEDFNSLNSEPHTSILRSCASRSSGRSGSVATYSTEGVGSQEEEQVIQWKKGNLLGKGAYGKVCCGLTSRGELIAVKQVELNTAHWEKAEQEYQRLRDEVDLLQTLRHRNIVRFLGTSLEGNVVNIFMQFIPGGTLASLLARFGVLEEGVVSRYTRQILIGVEYLHNNNIIHRDLKGNNIMLMPNGVIKLIDFGCARRVCERLSVSNSQVLKSMRGTPYWMAPEVVSESGYGVKSDVWSVGCTVFEMLTGKPPWADMAPMAAIFHIGSGKEVPELPDTASPPAHNFVHACLTRNPAQRPSATQLLKHSFILRRQEED from the exons ATGCCTGCTGCTATTCCGTCCAACTCATCCGGAGGTGCCAACCACAAGCTGCGGCCTCTGCAGAAAGCTGGCAGGTCCCACAAACACCTCCTGCGCCACTACCATGACATCGCCTCCAGCCTCTTCAGCTCAGAGAGACTGCATGGTCTGGAGGAACTATTTCTGGCAGCGGCCAAG ggtGGTGACTATGAAAGAGTTTTCAACTTCCTGCAGCGGCGCAGCCAAGAC gtcatcagtattgatgtGAAGGAGCCAAGAACAGGAAACACAGCCCTGATCTGGGCTGCACAGAACGGCCACACCAGG ATAGTAGACCTGTTGTTGAAATATGGTGCTGACATCACCTTACGTAACCATGAGGGCCAGACAGCCATGGACCTGGCCCCTGCACACTTGTGTCGCATGCTGCTGGAGTCTGTGGACAGGGTGGGGACGTCCCACAGACACCTGCTGCAGGCTGCCTGGCAGGGAAACACCAGGAAAGTCAAGGCATTGTTG GGTGGTCGAAAGGCCCTTGACATCAACTGCAGTAATTCTGAAGGCTTCTCACCCCTCCTGTTGGCAACAAGGGACATGGACATGTTCCAAGATC TTGTTCCAGGTCATCATAATCCTACAGATGTTGTAAAAGAGCTGATTGGAAAGAGAGC AGATGTGACTGCCTATGATGATGAGGGTAAGACACCCCTGCACCTGGCTGCATCTGCtaagggtcaggggtcagagAAGGTGGTGGCAGCTCTTATCAAAGGAGGCTCTGATGTTG atGCTCCAGACAAGCGCAGTTTGACCCCCATCCACTGGGCCTCCCAGGTTGGCAAAACCTCCTCAGTTCTGACACTGATCGAGGGTGGAGCTGATGTGAATGTTAAAGGATGGTCTGGGGCTACACCGCTACATGTCTCA GCCTCCCATGGCCACGAGGAGTGTTCAGCTGTACTGCTGGAACATGGGGCAGACATCACGAGTGTGGACGATGCAGGAATGACACCTGCTGAGGTGGCCAAGGGAAAGAGACTCAAGAGTGCACTTAGAG AGGCATGGACAGAGGCCACCCACTCGGACAGAAGCAGAGAGCTAACTCCAGTTAGACCTCCATCCAGAAACCCTGCAG AACAAAAGGAAGAGCAGACATTGGATGATTCCATACAGGGACGTTCCTCCAGCTCGCCAGTGCTGAGCTCCACCCCCCTCC ACATCCGGGCGCTCCAGCACCTGGCTGCAGAGGAGAGGAAGCTTCATGTAGCTGATCCTGGCATGGCGGATGGAGAGTCAAGTCCAAG GGATTCTGTGAGGAAATTAGGGGTTCCTCGTGTATCCAGTAAGACTCCCCCCAGACACCACCGGACCCGACAGAACAGCAGTGACAGGGCCACACTGGCTCCCCTCATCCTGTCCAGGGCACAGGTCAAGCAGAACAAACTAAAGACTGCGCTCCGTGGTGTGACAGACTCCCCATCCTTACACATCAGGGGGAAGGGCAGGCTGAAGATCACAACCATGGCCAGACACT CTCATCCGTCTCCACGGCAACAGGATCCGCTGCCCCAGCTGGTGGCCCCTGTGTCAGTCACCATGCTGGAGCTGGGCATCACAGATGGGGTGAAGGAGAAACG ACTTCAGAGACTAGAGAACAGCCCCATTGGTGCTCTGATACAGAAAAGACCGAGAATCATGTCGTTTTCTGGATCTGCATGCAGCAAGAA ACGGGTGAACTCCGACCCCTGTGCCGGTGATGTGGCAGCGGCATGTGAGATGTACATCAGACAGGCCAGCAGGTTACAGTACAGGCTGCCTTCTCCTCATCTGGAGCacagggaggaggaggagagcAGGTCACTCTGTAGTCAG aaggaaagtcgtgaaTCTTCCCCCTTCCTGCCCCCTCCCTCACCTCGCCAGTTCCTGTGCAGCGGAGGAGAAACATCAGTAGAGACATCTCCAAGAAGTCAGG ATGGCAGTACTGAAGATTTAGCAGAGAAGGAGGGTTCTGTAGTCAGTGGAACCAATACATCTTCACTGCTTTCAAGATCTTCATCATTTGTTATAGAAGACAGTCAGCTAAGAGGAAGGTCACAAAGACTAGGATGTGGCAAAGGCAAGGCAGACACTCATCATAGGAGCATACCACCTGTTGCTCCAGATACTCATCAGAAGACAGAAACTTCTACAGAACACTCAAGCTCACCAGATTCCACAAGCCAGGAAGTCCAGCATgcagttatgcaaatcaaatcaGTAAAAAAATCAGCTAACAAACCAACTGTGGCACCAGCAAGTGATGACCAGCAGGTAGATAGACATAGAGCAGTTCAAGGGGTTTCTGGTGAGAAAGCATTGAAAAATGGTGCCAACACAAAACTATCAGAAACCCAGAACAAAGACTCTACTGGAGCAAAGGAAACAGAGGATGAAGGATGTAAAAGTCATGCTGAAAAAAACTCAAAGTGTCCAAAAGAGAGCAATGAGACAACAAGCATTTCAGAATTTGTGGTGTCAAAAGGAAGCGCAAGCAAAGATAatgcaagaaagaaaagaactaAAAAGAAGGTAGTCACAACAAATGGCTTGGATGATGTTGTGCCATATCAAAAGAAGACTTTAAAACAGTCCTCTATGAAGCCTAAATCTCCACAGCAAGAAGTGCGTGTCTGTGAGACTCCAGATTCCGACAGATATGCCACAATATCATACAGACTGAGTGAACAGCTCATGATGAGGAAGGACCAGAACTACTATCCAGTTCAACCAACAGTAGAATGCAAACAAAATGCAGTAGAGGTGGATGTGGAAGGTTCCACTCAAGAACACAGGGGTAGTGAAACTGATGTTGCACACAGTATGTCTAGTCCTGGTTCAACTAACACACTGCCAAGATTGACTGCTTCTGAATGCACAAATATCAACATGACTAGCAATAAAACTGACAGTAGCATGGCTACAGACTCAACAACGTCCAAAACtgtaaataatgataatgatgtgcAGTCTAGTCTCATTCTGCCTTCTGTTGAAATTATAAACCCAACCCCACAGACAACAATGGATGAGCCCACACCAATAATACAAGACTTTCTCAGTCTCCTGCCAATTCTCACACAAAATGACACACAAAATGTCAAGCCTAGTAGTGCCAAACCCACCAAGAAAAGTGCAGGAAAGAGAACAAGGGAGACATCATCCAACAGACAACAGAGACAGGGCTCAGGCAGCTCAACTAGGTCAGGTAAAAGCTCGTCTAAGTCTTCTGCCACATCTAATACGGCTGCTAAAAAATCTAGATCAGGAGATTCAGCAAAGGGCAAAATGCAACCACCTGCCAAACAAAAGAAGagcaagaagaaaaagaaggaggAAGTTGAAGAAGATCTGAGCAAGGTTGATCAAGGTGCCATTGCTTTTGTGTCTGGTCTTGGATGGCACATTCAGACTGACTATGCAGAAACGGACTATGCACCGTCACCTGACCTCCTGAAAGATATCACATCCCCAAGGTATGGGGAAGAAGAAGCCATAAGGGAAGTTAAACACACTTCTAAGAAACAGTCTAAAGACTCAAAGACACAGCTTTCCCCATTAGCAATGTCGGTAAATGGATTGAATGCGAAGAACTCAGGAAAAACACATGGAAATGTTGGCAGTATGGTTAGAAACTATTTCAAGGAAGGGACCTTGAGCAAATCCCTACCCAAACTTCTTCCTGAAACCCTGAAGGCCATCAGAGAGTTCTCTGACGACATGAAGGCAGCGACACTTCCCTTCCCCCCAGACAAGTCTGAAGACTTTGACATCACTGAAGACGTTAAAGCATCAACTCTTCCATTGCCTGACACAAAGTCTGGCCAGCTGGTTATTGACAACAGTAAACTGTCCCATGACTTACAGGTACAGCTACAGATTGACACAGAGAATAACAGAGACAATGTTCACTTGGGACAGTCTGCAGCTGGGAGTGTGGACACACGTACTACTTCCTTCCCAGATGATACTGAGTCTGTAAGCTCACATGACTCAGACCTGGATGCATTTTATCAAGAAGCTCTGATGCAGCTTGAGGATGAGGAGAATACAGATGAGAATGGTTCTATGGCTCCCATCCTGCTGGGCCATGGGAACATGAACGTTCCCCACACAGACAATGGTGAGGGCTGGTCCACGAGAATCACATCACGTAAGACTAGCTTTCAAACTGATCTAGATGACATAGACCAGACCATGTCTGTGTACTCGGAGTACAGCGCTGTAGTAGACAATGTGAAGTTTGTGGGAGAGGATGGAAGTGAGGTGAGCACCCTGACACCCCTCCCCCCTGATGACTATGATGGTGCTGATGAGACCACAGAACTGGTGATGGCTCCGCGGGGACCGGAGGACTTCAACAGCCTGAACTCTGAG CCTCACACCAGTATCCTGCGCAGCTGTGCCAGCCGCAGTAGTGGCCGCAGTGGCAGTGTGGCCACCTACAGCACTGAGGGGGTGGGGTCACAGGAGGAGGAGCAAGTCATTCAGTGGAAGAAAGGCAACCTGTTAGGGAAGGGTGCTTATGGCAAG gtgtgCTGTGGGCTGACGAGCCGTGGGGAGTTGATTGCTGTGAAGCAGGTGGAACTGAACACAGCTCACTGGGAGAAGGCTGAGCAGGAGTACCAGAGGCTGCGGGACGAGGTGGACCTGCTGCAGACACTCCGACACAGGAACATTGTCAG GTTTCTGGGCACCAGTCTGGAGGGTAACGTGGTGAACATCTTTATGCAGTTCATCCCAGGAGGAACCCTGGCCTCCCTGCTAGCACGCTTTGGTGTGCTGGAGGAGGGTGTGGTCAGCAGGTACACCAGGCAGATCCTCATAGGTGTGGAGTAcctgcacaacaacaacatcatccaCAG GGATCTGAAGGGGAACAACATCATGCTGATGCCCAATGGTGTGATCAAGCTGATTGACTTTGGCTGTGCCAGGCGTGTGTGCGAGCGGCTCAGTGTCTCCAACAGCCAAGTACTGAAGTCCATGCGAG GCACCCCATACTGGATGGCTCCTGAGGTGGTGTCAGAGTCTGGCTATGGTGTGAAGTCTGATGTGTGGAGTGTGGGCTGTACAGTGTTTGAGATGTTGACAGGGAAGCCACCCTGGGCGGACATGGCTCCCATGGCTGCCATCTTCCACATTGGCAGTGGCAAGGAG gtGCCTGAGCTACCTGACACAGCCTCCCCTCCTGCCCACAACTTTGTCCATGCCTGCCTGACAAGAAACCCAGCCCAGCGGCCGTCAGCCACACAGCTGCTCAAGCACTCCTTCATCCTGAGGAGGCAGGAGGAAGACTAG
- the LOC118427363 gene encoding ankyrin repeat domain-containing protein 12-like isoform X1 — MPAAIPSNSSGGANHKLRPLQKAGRSHKHLLRHYHDIASSLFSSERLHGLEELFLAAAKGGDYERVFNFLQRRSQDVISIDVKEPRTGNTALIWAAQNGHTRIVDLLLKYGADITLRNHEGQTAMDLAPAHLCRMLLESVDRVGTSHRHLLQAAWQGNTRKVKALLGGRKALDINCSNSEGFSPLLLATRDMDMFQDLVPGHHNPTDVVKELIGKRADVTAYDDEGKTPLHLAASAKGQGSEKVVAALIKGGSDVDAPDKRSLTPIHWASQVGKTSSVLTLIEGGADVNVKGWSGATPLHVSASHGHEECSAVLLEHGADITSVDDAGMTPAEVAKGKRLKSALREAWTEATHSDRSRELTPVRPPSRNPAEQKEEQTLDDSIQGRSSSSPVLSSTPLHIRALQHLAAEERKLHVADPGMADGESSPRDSVRKLGVPRVSSKTPPRHHRTRQNSSDRATLAPLILSRAQVKQNKLKTALRGVTDSPSLHIRGKGRLKITTMARHSHPSPRQQDPLPQLVAPVSVTMLELGITDGVKEKRLQRLENSPIGALIQKRPRIMSFSGSACSKKFSPRDRRVNSDPCAGDVAAACEMYIRQASRLQYRLPSPHLEHREEEESRSLCSQKESRESSPFLPPPSPRQFLCSGGETSVETSPRSQDGSTEDLAEKEGSVVSGTNTSSLLSRSSSFVIEDSQLRGRSQRLGCGKGKADTHHRSIPPVAPDTHQKTETSTEHSSSPDSTSQEVQHAVMQIKSVKKSANKPTVAPASDDQQVDRHRAVQGVSGEKALKNGANTKLSETQNKDSTGAKETEDEGCKSHAEKNSKCPKESNETTSISEFVVSKGSASKDNARKKRTKKKVVTTNGLDDVVPYQKKTLKQSSMKPKSPQQEVRVCETPDSDRYATISYRLSEQLMMRKDQNYYPVQPTVECKQNAVEVDVEGSTQEHRGSETDVAHSMSSPGSTNTLPRLTASECTNINMTSNKTDSSMATDSTTSKTVNNDNDVQSSLILPSVEIINPTPQTTMDEPTPIIQDFLSLLPILTQNDTQNVKPSSAKPTKKSAGKRTRETSSNRQQRQGSGSSTRSGKSSSKSSATSNTAAKKSRSGDSAKGKMQPPAKQKKSKKKKKEEVEEDLSKVDQGAIAFVSGLGWHIQTDYAETDYAPSPDLLKDITSPRYGEEEAIREVKHTSKKQSKDSKTQLSPLAMSVNGLNAKNSGKTHGNVGSMVRNYFKEGTLSKSLPKLLPETLKAIREFSDDMKAATLPFPPDKSEDFDITEDVKASTLPLPDTKSGQLVIDNSKLSHDLQVQLQIDTENNRDNVHLGQSAAGSVDTRTTSFPDDTESVSSHDSDLDAFYQEALMQLEDEENTDENGSMAPILLGHGNMNVPHTDNGEGWSTRITSRKTSFQTDLDDIDQTMSVYSEYSAVVDNVKFVGEDGSEVSTLTPLPPDDYDGADETTELVMAPRGPEDFNSLNSEPHTSILRSCASRSSGRSGSVATYSTEGVGSQEEEQVIQWKKGNLLGKGAYGKVCCGLTSRGELIAVKQVELNTAHWEKAEQEYQRLRDEVDLLQTLRHRNIVRFLGTSLEGNVVNIFMQFIPGGTLASLLARFGVLEEGVVSRYTRQILIGVEYLHNNNIIHRDLKGNNIMLMPNGVIKLIDFGCARRVCERLSVSNSQVLKSMRGTPYWMAPEVVSESGYGVKSDVWSVGCTVFEMLTGKPPWADMAPMAAIFHIGSGKEVPELPDTASPPAHNFVHACLTRNPAQRPSATQLLKHSFILRRQEED; from the exons ATGCCTGCTGCTATTCCGTCCAACTCATCCGGAGGTGCCAACCACAAGCTGCGGCCTCTGCAGAAAGCTGGCAGGTCCCACAAACACCTCCTGCGCCACTACCATGACATCGCCTCCAGCCTCTTCAGCTCAGAGAGACTGCATGGTCTGGAGGAACTATTTCTGGCAGCGGCCAAG ggtGGTGACTATGAAAGAGTTTTCAACTTCCTGCAGCGGCGCAGCCAAGAC gtcatcagtattgatgtGAAGGAGCCAAGAACAGGAAACACAGCCCTGATCTGGGCTGCACAGAACGGCCACACCAGG ATAGTAGACCTGTTGTTGAAATATGGTGCTGACATCACCTTACGTAACCATGAGGGCCAGACAGCCATGGACCTGGCCCCTGCACACTTGTGTCGCATGCTGCTGGAGTCTGTGGACAGGGTGGGGACGTCCCACAGACACCTGCTGCAGGCTGCCTGGCAGGGAAACACCAGGAAAGTCAAGGCATTGTTG GGTGGTCGAAAGGCCCTTGACATCAACTGCAGTAATTCTGAAGGCTTCTCACCCCTCCTGTTGGCAACAAGGGACATGGACATGTTCCAAGATC TTGTTCCAGGTCATCATAATCCTACAGATGTTGTAAAAGAGCTGATTGGAAAGAGAGC AGATGTGACTGCCTATGATGATGAGGGTAAGACACCCCTGCACCTGGCTGCATCTGCtaagggtcaggggtcagagAAGGTGGTGGCAGCTCTTATCAAAGGAGGCTCTGATGTTG atGCTCCAGACAAGCGCAGTTTGACCCCCATCCACTGGGCCTCCCAGGTTGGCAAAACCTCCTCAGTTCTGACACTGATCGAGGGTGGAGCTGATGTGAATGTTAAAGGATGGTCTGGGGCTACACCGCTACATGTCTCA GCCTCCCATGGCCACGAGGAGTGTTCAGCTGTACTGCTGGAACATGGGGCAGACATCACGAGTGTGGACGATGCAGGAATGACACCTGCTGAGGTGGCCAAGGGAAAGAGACTCAAGAGTGCACTTAGAG AGGCATGGACAGAGGCCACCCACTCGGACAGAAGCAGAGAGCTAACTCCAGTTAGACCTCCATCCAGAAACCCTGCAG AACAAAAGGAAGAGCAGACATTGGATGATTCCATACAGGGACGTTCCTCCAGCTCGCCAGTGCTGAGCTCCACCCCCCTCC ACATCCGGGCGCTCCAGCACCTGGCTGCAGAGGAGAGGAAGCTTCATGTAGCTGATCCTGGCATGGCGGATGGAGAGTCAAGTCCAAG GGATTCTGTGAGGAAATTAGGGGTTCCTCGTGTATCCAGTAAGACTCCCCCCAGACACCACCGGACCCGACAGAACAGCAGTGACAGGGCCACACTGGCTCCCCTCATCCTGTCCAGGGCACAGGTCAAGCAGAACAAACTAAAGACTGCGCTCCGTGGTGTGACAGACTCCCCATCCTTACACATCAGGGGGAAGGGCAGGCTGAAGATCACAACCATGGCCAGACACT CTCATCCGTCTCCACGGCAACAGGATCCGCTGCCCCAGCTGGTGGCCCCTGTGTCAGTCACCATGCTGGAGCTGGGCATCACAGATGGGGTGAAGGAGAAACG ACTTCAGAGACTAGAGAACAGCCCCATTGGTGCTCTGATACAGAAAAGACCGAGAATCATGTCGTTTTCTGGATCTGCATGCAGCAAGAA GTTTTCCCCGCGGGACAGACGGGTGAACTCCGACCCCTGTGCCGGTGATGTGGCAGCGGCATGTGAGATGTACATCAGACAGGCCAGCAGGTTACAGTACAGGCTGCCTTCTCCTCATCTGGAGCacagggaggaggaggagagcAGGTCACTCTGTAGTCAG aaggaaagtcgtgaaTCTTCCCCCTTCCTGCCCCCTCCCTCACCTCGCCAGTTCCTGTGCAGCGGAGGAGAAACATCAGTAGAGACATCTCCAAGAAGTCAGG ATGGCAGTACTGAAGATTTAGCAGAGAAGGAGGGTTCTGTAGTCAGTGGAACCAATACATCTTCACTGCTTTCAAGATCTTCATCATTTGTTATAGAAGACAGTCAGCTAAGAGGAAGGTCACAAAGACTAGGATGTGGCAAAGGCAAGGCAGACACTCATCATAGGAGCATACCACCTGTTGCTCCAGATACTCATCAGAAGACAGAAACTTCTACAGAACACTCAAGCTCACCAGATTCCACAAGCCAGGAAGTCCAGCATgcagttatgcaaatcaaatcaGTAAAAAAATCAGCTAACAAACCAACTGTGGCACCAGCAAGTGATGACCAGCAGGTAGATAGACATAGAGCAGTTCAAGGGGTTTCTGGTGAGAAAGCATTGAAAAATGGTGCCAACACAAAACTATCAGAAACCCAGAACAAAGACTCTACTGGAGCAAAGGAAACAGAGGATGAAGGATGTAAAAGTCATGCTGAAAAAAACTCAAAGTGTCCAAAAGAGAGCAATGAGACAACAAGCATTTCAGAATTTGTGGTGTCAAAAGGAAGCGCAAGCAAAGATAatgcaagaaagaaaagaactaAAAAGAAGGTAGTCACAACAAATGGCTTGGATGATGTTGTGCCATATCAAAAGAAGACTTTAAAACAGTCCTCTATGAAGCCTAAATCTCCACAGCAAGAAGTGCGTGTCTGTGAGACTCCAGATTCCGACAGATATGCCACAATATCATACAGACTGAGTGAACAGCTCATGATGAGGAAGGACCAGAACTACTATCCAGTTCAACCAACAGTAGAATGCAAACAAAATGCAGTAGAGGTGGATGTGGAAGGTTCCACTCAAGAACACAGGGGTAGTGAAACTGATGTTGCACACAGTATGTCTAGTCCTGGTTCAACTAACACACTGCCAAGATTGACTGCTTCTGAATGCACAAATATCAACATGACTAGCAATAAAACTGACAGTAGCATGGCTACAGACTCAACAACGTCCAAAACtgtaaataatgataatgatgtgcAGTCTAGTCTCATTCTGCCTTCTGTTGAAATTATAAACCCAACCCCACAGACAACAATGGATGAGCCCACACCAATAATACAAGACTTTCTCAGTCTCCTGCCAATTCTCACACAAAATGACACACAAAATGTCAAGCCTAGTAGTGCCAAACCCACCAAGAAAAGTGCAGGAAAGAGAACAAGGGAGACATCATCCAACAGACAACAGAGACAGGGCTCAGGCAGCTCAACTAGGTCAGGTAAAAGCTCGTCTAAGTCTTCTGCCACATCTAATACGGCTGCTAAAAAATCTAGATCAGGAGATTCAGCAAAGGGCAAAATGCAACCACCTGCCAAACAAAAGAAGagcaagaagaaaaagaaggaggAAGTTGAAGAAGATCTGAGCAAGGTTGATCAAGGTGCCATTGCTTTTGTGTCTGGTCTTGGATGGCACATTCAGACTGACTATGCAGAAACGGACTATGCACCGTCACCTGACCTCCTGAAAGATATCACATCCCCAAGGTATGGGGAAGAAGAAGCCATAAGGGAAGTTAAACACACTTCTAAGAAACAGTCTAAAGACTCAAAGACACAGCTTTCCCCATTAGCAATGTCGGTAAATGGATTGAATGCGAAGAACTCAGGAAAAACACATGGAAATGTTGGCAGTATGGTTAGAAACTATTTCAAGGAAGGGACCTTGAGCAAATCCCTACCCAAACTTCTTCCTGAAACCCTGAAGGCCATCAGAGAGTTCTCTGACGACATGAAGGCAGCGACACTTCCCTTCCCCCCAGACAAGTCTGAAGACTTTGACATCACTGAAGACGTTAAAGCATCAACTCTTCCATTGCCTGACACAAAGTCTGGCCAGCTGGTTATTGACAACAGTAAACTGTCCCATGACTTACAGGTACAGCTACAGATTGACACAGAGAATAACAGAGACAATGTTCACTTGGGACAGTCTGCAGCTGGGAGTGTGGACACACGTACTACTTCCTTCCCAGATGATACTGAGTCTGTAAGCTCACATGACTCAGACCTGGATGCATTTTATCAAGAAGCTCTGATGCAGCTTGAGGATGAGGAGAATACAGATGAGAATGGTTCTATGGCTCCCATCCTGCTGGGCCATGGGAACATGAACGTTCCCCACACAGACAATGGTGAGGGCTGGTCCACGAGAATCACATCACGTAAGACTAGCTTTCAAACTGATCTAGATGACATAGACCAGACCATGTCTGTGTACTCGGAGTACAGCGCTGTAGTAGACAATGTGAAGTTTGTGGGAGAGGATGGAAGTGAGGTGAGCACCCTGACACCCCTCCCCCCTGATGACTATGATGGTGCTGATGAGACCACAGAACTGGTGATGGCTCCGCGGGGACCGGAGGACTTCAACAGCCTGAACTCTGAG CCTCACACCAGTATCCTGCGCAGCTGTGCCAGCCGCAGTAGTGGCCGCAGTGGCAGTGTGGCCACCTACAGCACTGAGGGGGTGGGGTCACAGGAGGAGGAGCAAGTCATTCAGTGGAAGAAAGGCAACCTGTTAGGGAAGGGTGCTTATGGCAAG gtgtgCTGTGGGCTGACGAGCCGTGGGGAGTTGATTGCTGTGAAGCAGGTGGAACTGAACACAGCTCACTGGGAGAAGGCTGAGCAGGAGTACCAGAGGCTGCGGGACGAGGTGGACCTGCTGCAGACACTCCGACACAGGAACATTGTCAG GTTTCTGGGCACCAGTCTGGAGGGTAACGTGGTGAACATCTTTATGCAGTTCATCCCAGGAGGAACCCTGGCCTCCCTGCTAGCACGCTTTGGTGTGCTGGAGGAGGGTGTGGTCAGCAGGTACACCAGGCAGATCCTCATAGGTGTGGAGTAcctgcacaacaacaacatcatccaCAG GGATCTGAAGGGGAACAACATCATGCTGATGCCCAATGGTGTGATCAAGCTGATTGACTTTGGCTGTGCCAGGCGTGTGTGCGAGCGGCTCAGTGTCTCCAACAGCCAAGTACTGAAGTCCATGCGAG GCACCCCATACTGGATGGCTCCTGAGGTGGTGTCAGAGTCTGGCTATGGTGTGAAGTCTGATGTGTGGAGTGTGGGCTGTACAGTGTTTGAGATGTTGACAGGGAAGCCACCCTGGGCGGACATGGCTCCCATGGCTGCCATCTTCCACATTGGCAGTGGCAAGGAG gtGCCTGAGCTACCTGACACAGCCTCCCCTCCTGCCCACAACTTTGTCCATGCCTGCCTGACAAGAAACCCAGCCCAGCGGCCGTCAGCCACACAGCTGCTCAAGCACTCCTTCATCCTGAGGAGGCAGGAGGAAGACTAG